DNA sequence from the bacterium genome:
TATCAGTATTACTTCAGCAATAATACCTTATCGATGCACGTTCTGTCTGGAGTTTCAAGCCGGCAGAAATAGACACCGCCGGACATAGGCTGCCGGGTAACATAAAAAGAGCTGTAAAGCCTGCCCGTTTTATGAACCAGACTGCCTGAAAGATCGTAGATCGAGATTATAGTACCGTGTTCAACCCCTTCAAACGTGATTTTATCCTTACATATACGAATACCGGCATTATTTGCTTTCTCTGGACCGCTGACTTTTTCTTCTTCTATCTTCCCCTGGTATACTTCGTAACACCCGATATCATATTCCGGTCCCTGTGGCCTGGAAATACCTTCGAGATCAAAAAGAACTAGCGGAAAAACTGCCGATGTGCCGGCATCCATTGCCTGGCAGAATGTTCGCAAATGGTAATCCCCTGCCGCGTAGTTCACAAATATACTGTCGAGCGGGTCGGCGAGCATTGAATGCAGGTCATAACCCAATGCCTGCCACTCTGCCAGCGTGATAACGGTATTGCCCCAGTCCGTGCTGAAGCGGTCGATCACGACATTATAGTCGCTACAAAATCCGGGCATGGAGGACGAATCAATCGAAATGCTGCCGCGCCAGTCATGAAGGTTTATCAGGATATTATTGTAAAGAGTATCGCCGTATGATCCGCTGTTGATATTAACACACCAGCGCGCGTTCGACGCGTTCAGAATCGTATTGTTGTAGACTTTATTGCGATACGAACCGGCAGAACCATCGATCATGTATAGACTTATCCCCGATGCATGGTTTGAGTACAGAAGATTGTTATAGATCCTCGACTCGGCAACGCCGTCGCAGTTTATGCCCGACCCGCCGGCCGCTCCATTTTCATAGATGATATTGCATTCCACGGTTGCATCGGTTATCAAGCCATCGCCGCCCATTGATGCATCTCCGTTCATGTGTATGCCGTTGGCGTTATTGTGATGCGAAACATTATGGCTGATAACCGGATGGTCTGCGCTGTTCGAGAAATAAATCCCATGTTCCTGCTGCGAATAACAGCATTCGTTGTTTTCGATCACCGCATAGTCGGCAAATCCCGTGAATATTCCCCACCGGCCATTGGTTGAGCAGTAGTTATTTCGCACGGTCACGTGCTGTGATACCGCGACGCGTATTCCCGCCCTGGTTATGCCGATGACTTCAAAACCGTCAATGACCACCCAGTCCGCGTTCTCTATGTTGATGCCATCAGGCGTGACCGGGTTTTGGTTAACAATTTGAACCGATGAACCATTAGCCTTAAAAACAATAGGTGCTAACTGCGTGCCGCCTGATCTTAGATCAAAACCCGTATAATCACCGTTTGCCGTAAAAACCGAATCGCCCTGGTTGACTATATCTGCTGCATGCTGCAGCGTGGCGAACGCCGAATCCCATGAAAGGCCGCTCCAGCTGTCATTACCCCATGTCGCCACGTAATAATTCGTAGCCGTCGACATAAAGCACATGCCAAAAATAAAGTAGGCTATGATGATTTTCAAAAATATTTTTACCATTCAAGCCTCCTGTTTTTATTTACTTTTCTTCAATCATTTAAAAACAGCTCCGTCGGCGCCAGCATGCCTTTCCCCTCCGCTTCCCTGATGAGCGCCAGCGCATGCTTTCTCAAAGCTGCGTGCTCTGATGACACGTATGGTTTCACCGCGCTTGCCAACTGCTTTTTCACGTCCGCGGTCTTATCCCTTGCTTCGAGTTTTTGATAGGACATGACCAGGGTTTTTATCAAAAGCGCGCGATACGGATCAGTTTTCGCCCGGCCCAGTTCCTGCAATAATTGCCTTACCGACGCCATGCCCATCTGGGACAGGCCGGCACCGGCCGCGATCCTTACCAGTAATGAACGGTCGGACAACTGATGAATCAGAGTTGGTATGGCCAGCGTATCCTTGATATCTGCAAGCGCGACCGCCACGCGCAGCCGCGTGCGTTCGAAACGGTGATCCTGAAATTTAATGATATAGGGAACAGCTTTGCGGTCCTTGATCCAACCCAGGGATTGAACGAGCGGACCTACTAAAGTATCGTTATCGGCATCTTCCAGCATCTTGGTCAACGAGTCGCATGCTTCCTTGATCTCAAGTTTTCCAAGGAAATAGATCGAGTTGCGCATGACCGTGTCATTTTCGGCTTTAAGGCCTTTGTACAGATAAACCGTGGCCGTATCCTTGAACTCCTTGAAAATATTTTCGATCGCCTCAAAGACCAGTCCGTCAGAGGTAGCGAACTCATAATTGAAAATGTGAGCTACTGCCCTGGAACCATAAAGCTGTTTGAGCATGCGGCGGCCAGTGCGCACCTTGCCGATATCGGCACACACCTGCCATAATGATGCATAGTGGAACAACTGCGCCATCTTCGCTGAATCGGTCTTCATCGTATCCATTTCAGGAAAAATTGCGGTCGTGTCTTCCCATTCCTCGATTTTAGGTTCCACCGCGTCCAGGTCCATGCCCAGGGCTGTCTCTCCGTATGTCCAGACGTGATCGTTCGCTCCTTTGTTCTTTTCCGCGTACCGGTCATCGCCCTGCAAATCGACGAAAAGACCCATGCTGCCCGTGCCTCGGGCCCAGTTGACCCCGCCCTGGCTCATTGATTCGCGCGAGCCGTAGTCGTCATTGCCGCGCGTGTCCACGAAGATACCCATGCCATTGCTCAAACCTATCCCCTGGCCTCCCGAGGCGTAATAAACATCGTTCCCGTCCTTGTCCAGGAGCCAACCAATGCCAAGGTCATGCCCTTCGCCCTGCGAAGGTCCGAACCTTGAGAAATAATGATCATCGCCTTCAAGGTCGAGCAAACCGCCCACGGAAAAATGGATCCCGGCGCCCTGCGAGTACTGGGCCGCACAATATAAATCATTGCCCTGCTCGTCAAGCAGCATGCCCAACGCGAACCAATACGATGACGCCTGGGCATAGACTTCAGCGATGTATTTATCATTGCCGCTGCGATCATACAAAAAACCGATCCCGCCCGATGCGACATCACGCCAGCCAAACCCGAAACCATGCGAGAACGAGCGGTATTGATCGGGATCAAGGGGCATGTGCAGGTAAACACCGCCCGTGTAATATGTATCATCACCGCTGTCGTCGGCAATAAGACCGTATCCCCGGGGACCGCCCACGCCCTGGGCCCAGGTGAATGCCTGAAAGCGATCGTCGCCATTGCGTTCGATCATGAACCCCGAACCAAAGTTGCCCGCGCCCTGCGTGAAGTAACCGGCGCGATAATCATCATCGCCGCTTTCATCAACCAGCATACCGCAGCCGTACAGTCCGGCTCCATGGGAAATATGGAACGCCGTGTAGGTGTCATTTCCTTCGAGGTCCCAAACCATTCCTGCGCCGAACAACCCTGCGCCCTGATTTACCAGTTTCTTGTTGTTCCGGTACATGTCGTCACCGGCAAGATCCAGAACAAAACTCACCGGATATCCGTAATCACCGACCGCGCCGCCGACCCTGCCTTCATACACGTCATTACCGCCCAGATCAATGATGACGGTAAAGTCATCGCGGTAGACATTATCCTCGGGGCCGCCGATGACGGCGCGGCCGCCACCAGGCAGTTCAAAGGTGCTGATGATGCCGCCTTCCACGCCCTCGATATTTATTCTCATGGGGCCGATATTTTTCTTTAATTCCTTAACCAGCGGGAGCAGTGCCTGCACACCCCGGGCCAGCATGGCGCCGGCGCCGTTGATCTCCGTTATGTCGATCTTCTTTGAAAGGCGCAGAACCTCCACCAGCTCGAGTGTAAAACCGGTATCGCGCTTTACGCCGAACTCGGACTGGACCGCGCCAGCATATCCGCGTACCTCAGAATCGGCCTCGTCGGCCCACAGCGTGGGTGCGGTGTAGATCAAGCTGTCGCGTTCAGCCGCGGTCAATCGCGCGAATGCCTTATCCAGCCGTATTTTGGTCTCCTGGCATGTCCCCGCCACGAGTTCTTCGATATCTTTTCCTTTGGGTCGGGTTACGCTGAACTGTTTGCCGGTCATTTGCAGGCAGGCAAATCCAAAATAGTATTCCATTTGTTTCATGCCCTTCAATGCCCGGCCCGACGCCAGGACATAATCAGGTACTTGCAGCGGATGGTCCATCAGGTTGCTGACAACTTGCAGCCGGAAATCATCCTGTATCCATTGTTTATCATATTCAAGGTCAGACCGGCTCAGATTTAAAAGGCTGAGTCCTTCTACGACGTACTTATGTTCCACGCGCCACAGGCTGTCCGGCTCGGTTGAGATAAAAACACACAGGATCATGAAAATCATGGTTCCTCCTATTGGGATGTCATGGACCATAGCATATTCATATCCTCAGTGCTGTCAACGGCGGCAAAATACCTATTGCGGCAGCGTTATTGACAACTGCTGCAAAATCATAATAATAGCTTCGTGACGACCGGGAACCGTGCGCATGGCATTATTTTTGACCTGATCAGGTACGCGATCCATGACGGACCGGGCATCCGGACCACGGTTTTTTTCAAAGGATGCCCGTTGTCATGCAAGTGGTGCCAGAACCCTGAAAGTCTAAACCCCCGGCCCGAAAGGATCACTGATCTTTTCCGGCCCAAGTACACGCGCCTTTTCATGAGCAGTACGGCTAAGAAAAATGTGGTGGGCCATGATATAACCGTCAGCCGGCTCATGAACGAGATCATAAAGGACAAACCTTTTTTCGAGCGTTCAGGCGGCGGGGTCACGGTCTCCGGCGGCGAACCGCTGATGCAGCCGGTCTTTCTTGAAGCCCTGCTCAGGGCATGCCGGAAGGCCCGGATCCATACCGCGCTTGATACATCGGGGCACGCCCCGCGGCCGGTCCTCAATAAGATCTATCCCCTGGTCGATCTGTTTCTGTACGACTTAAAGCTCATGGATGAAAACGAACACCGGAAATACACCGGTGTTACCAATGATCAGATCCTGGAAAACCTGCGTTGGCTGATCCGGAATAAAGCCCGGGTCTGTATCCGGTTCCCGGTCATACCGGGCATCACTGATCGCAGTCGAAATCTCCGCGCGCTTGCGCGCTTTACCGCTTCGCTGCGGGGGATCGAGTCAGTCAGTGTTTTACCGTACAATTACCTGTGCCCGGACAAGTACCGCCGCATGCACAAAAAATTCCAGCTCGCCGGTCTGAAACCGCCGACCCCCAGACGGCTGCAATCGGTAAAAAAGGAACTGATATCGGGCGGGATCCCGGTGCGCATTGGCGGCTAGGACAGGACCATGGTCCGTTTGAGCAAAAGGATACGCGCCTTGCGCGAAAAAAGCGTCGGCGCCAGGCCTTCGGTCTCGCCGGAACGCGCGTTATTGATCACC
Encoded proteins:
- a CDS encoding right-handed parallel beta-helix repeat-containing protein; amino-acid sequence: MVKIFLKIIIAYFIFGMCFMSTATNYYVATWGNDSWSGLSWDSAFATLQHAADIVNQGDSVFTANGDYTGFDLRSGGTQLAPIVFKANGSSVQIVNQNPVTPDGINIENADWVVIDGFEVIGITRAGIRVAVSQHVTVRNNYCSTNGRWGIFTGFADYAVIENNECCYSQQEHGIYFSNSADHPVISHNVSHHNNANGIHMNGDASMGGDGLITDATVECNIIYENGAAGGSGINCDGVAESRIYNNLLYSNHASGISLYMIDGSAGSYRNKVYNNTILNASNARWCVNINSGSYGDTLYNNILINLHDWRGSISIDSSSMPGFCSDYNVVIDRFSTDWGNTVITLAEWQALGYDLHSMLADPLDSIFVNYAAGDYHLRTFCQAMDAGTSAVFPLVLFDLEGISRPQGPEYDIGCYEVYQGKIEEEKVSGPEKANNAGIRICKDKITFEGVEHGTIISIYDLSGSLVHKTGRLYSSFYVTRQPMSGGVYFCRLETPDRTCIDKVLLLK
- a CDS encoding HEAT repeat domain-containing protein → MIFMILCVFISTEPDSLWRVEHKYVVEGLSLLNLSRSDLEYDKQWIQDDFRLQVVSNLMDHPLQVPDYVLASGRALKGMKQMEYYFGFACLQMTGKQFSVTRPKGKDIEELVAGTCQETKIRLDKAFARLTAAERDSLIYTAPTLWADEADSEVRGYAGAVQSEFGVKRDTGFTLELVEVLRLSKKIDITEINGAGAMLARGVQALLPLVKELKKNIGPMRINIEGVEGGIISTFELPGGGRAVIGGPEDNVYRDDFTVIIDLGGNDVYEGRVGGAVGDYGYPVSFVLDLAGDDMYRNNKKLVNQGAGLFGAGMVWDLEGNDTYTAFHISHGAGLYGCGMLVDESGDDDYRAGYFTQGAGNFGSGFMIERNGDDRFQAFTWAQGVGGPRGYGLIADDSGDDTYYTGGVYLHMPLDPDQYRSFSHGFGFGWRDVASGGIGFLYDRSGNDKYIAEVYAQASSYWFALGMLLDEQGNDLYCAAQYSQGAGIHFSVGGLLDLEGDDHYFSRFGPSQGEGHDLGIGWLLDKDGNDVYYASGGQGIGLSNGMGIFVDTRGNDDYGSRESMSQGGVNWARGTGSMGLFVDLQGDDRYAEKNKGANDHVWTYGETALGMDLDAVEPKIEEWEDTTAIFPEMDTMKTDSAKMAQLFHYASLWQVCADIGKVRTGRRMLKQLYGSRAVAHIFNYEFATSDGLVFEAIENIFKEFKDTATVYLYKGLKAENDTVMRNSIYFLGKLEIKEACDSLTKMLEDADNDTLVGPLVQSLGWIKDRKAVPYIIKFQDHRFERTRLRVAVALADIKDTLAIPTLIHQLSDRSLLVRIAAGAGLSQMGMASVRQLLQELGRAKTDPYRALLIKTLVMSYQKLEARDKTADVKKQLASAVKPYVSSEHAALRKHALALIREAEGKGMLAPTELFLND
- a CDS encoding glycyl-radical enzyme activating protein; the encoded protein is MTTGNRAHGIIFDLIRYAIHDGPGIRTTVFFKGCPLSCKWCQNPESLNPRPERITDLFRPKYTRLFMSSTAKKNVVGHDITVSRLMNEIIKDKPFFERSGGGVTVSGGEPLMQPVFLEALLRACRKARIHTALDTSGHAPRPVLNKIYPLVDLFLYDLKLMDENEHRKYTGVTNDQILENLRWLIRNKARVCIRFPVIPGITDRSRNLRALARFTASLRGIESVSVLPYNYLCPDKYRRMHKKFQLAGLKPPTPRRLQSVKKELISGGIPVRIGG